Proteins from a genomic interval of Quercus lobata isolate SW786 chromosome 11, ValleyOak3.0 Primary Assembly, whole genome shotgun sequence:
- the LOC115966335 gene encoding uncharacterized protein LOC115966335, which yields MTVLMNEASQEQVQYINNRNYNYRGNPMPNYYHPGLRNHENFSYGNTKNVLQPPPGFDSQPSEKKMSLEDAMISFVEETKARFKKSDSRLDNIKTHCSNMGATMKNPEVQIGQLATTINAQQRGTFPSNTEVNPKEKCKAITLRSGREIERTPSKETESTPTTPNSGQSKNKVEEEEIADDTLRETDMPPSISCLGTNAKFLKDIISKKRRLDDFETVKLSEECSTILQKKLPQKLKDPRSFTLPCTIGNSFFDKVLCDLGASIYLMPFSVCRKLGLGEMKQTTISLKLAGQSIKYSRGIIEDVLVKVDKFIFHVDFVVLDMEEDQEVPLILGRPFLAIGKALIDVQKGELILRVNKEEVMFNIYQAMRFPKDPSTCFRVDVLLRRCASRSPRTMYHHFISCS from the exons ATGACAGTTCTGATGAATGAAGCAAGTCAAGAACAGGTTCAATACATCAACAATCGAAACTACAACTATCGTGGAAATCCTATGCCAAATTACTACCATCCAGGACTTCGAAATCATGAGAATTTTTCTTATGGAAACACGAAGAATGTGCTGCAACCTCCTCCAGGGTTTGATAGTCAACCAAGCGAGAAGAAAATGTCACTTGAGGATGCCATGATTTCCTTTGTTGAGGAGACCAAAGCAAGGTTTAAAAAGTCTGATTCACGGTTGGATAACATTAAGACTCATTGTAGCAATATGGGTGCCACTATGAAGAATCCTGAAGTGCAAATTGGGCAACTAGCCACAACCATCAATGCCCAACAAAGAGGAACTTTTCCAAGCAATACAGAAGTGAATCCAAAGGAAAAATGCAAGGCCATTACACTTAGGAGTGGAAGAGAAATCGAAAGGACACCATCAAAGGAAACCGAGTCCACCCCTACAACTCCAAACAGTGGCCAAAGTAAGAACAAAGTAGAAGAAGAGGAGATTGCTGATGATACACTAAGAGAGACTGACATGCCTCCATCAATTTC ATGCCTTGGAACAAATGCCAAATTCCTGAAGGACATCATTTCCAAGAAGAGAAGGTTGGACGACTTCGAAACAGTGAAGCTTTCTGAAGAATGTAGTACCATTCTACAAAAGAAATtacctcaaaaattaaaagatccAAGGAGTTTCACTTTGCCTTGCACTATTGGAAATTcattttttgataaagttttatGTGATCTTGGTGCTAGCATTTATCTTATGCCATTTTCTGTTTGTAGGAAATTGGGACTTGGAGAGATGAAACAAACAACCATTTCTTTGAAACTAGCAGGCCAATCCATCAAATATTCACGTGGAATCATAGAAGATGTATTGGTAAAGgtggataaatttatttttcatgttgatTTTGTGGTATTAGATATGGAGGAAGACCAAGAAGTACCACTAATTCTTGGCCGACCATTCTTGGCTATAGGGAAGGCTTTAATTGATGTTCAAAAGGGTGAGTTGATATTGAGAGTGAACAAGGAAGAGGTTATGTTCAACATCTACCAAGCCATGAGATTTCCTAAAGATCCAAGCACTTGCTTTCGGGTAGATGTCCTTTTAAGAAGATGTGCCAGCAGATCACCTAGAACGATGTATCACCACTTCATCTCATGCTCATGA